A section of the Acropora muricata isolate sample 2 chromosome 4, ASM3666990v1, whole genome shotgun sequence genome encodes:
- the LOC136915774 gene encoding melatonin receptor type 1B-B-like, with protein MTEKFINTEADRLWPNLMMAISIISGFEAFILIIICTVSIIGNTTLFVLFLRSKTLRTTSNGYLLNLAFADLLVSVLNMPVTVVTIIEQRWIFGETACTFLGFTTMLSFVSSVMSLAMIAINRFYYVVRWKTYRSIFTLRNSVLFGAIVWLISLIASLPPLFGWADYRYIPGKSHCFVFWRSGVTYMYVMLTICFFGPPTVMSLSYYHILRFTREARIRVGQHMVSRNLKSDDEMASYGGCPRMTSEEVKITHTLLIVVACFMICWTPFVVTMFIAVYYPQPLPRSADISTLLLGYMNSMLNPMVYGIRSRAFRKAIIRQFRVFIMCLRNHTVSVNTSIEQLPKTLESNNQLTRNFPPRGYVISS; from the coding sequence ATGACTGAAAAGTTCATCAACACTGAAGCAGATAGACTTTGGCCCAACCTCATGATGGCAATAAGCATAATTTCAGGATTTGAGGCATTCATTCTGATTATCATCTGCACAGTTTCCATCATTGGGAACACAACATTGTTCGTTCTTTTTCTAAGAAGTAAAACCTTGCGCACAACTTCCAATGGCTATCTTCTCAACCTAGCTTTCGCTGATTTACTGGTTTCTGTTCTCAACATGCCCGTCACAGTTGTTACCATTATCGAACAACGATGGATCTTTGGAGAAACCGCCTGTACTTTCTTGGGATTTACCACAATGCTGTCCTTCGTTTCATCCGTGATGTCACTTGCCATGATTGCTATTAACAGATTCTATTACGTAGTGCGGTGGAAAACATACCGTTCCATTTTTACACTGCGAAATTCAGTCCTGTTCGGAGCAATTGTGTGGTTAATATCTTTGATAGCATCCCTTCCTCCTTTGTTTGGCTGGGCAGATTATCGCTATATACCTGGGAAATcccattgttttgttttttggcgCTCGGGCGTAACTTACATGTATGTCATGTTGACAATATGTTTCTTTGGGCCTCCAACTGTGATGTCTCTTTCGTATTATCATATCCTAAGATTCACAAGAGAAGCAAGAATTCGGGTCGGTCAGCACATGGTCAGCAGAAATTTGAAATCAGATGATGAAATGGCAAGTTATGGCGGATGCCCTCGCATGACATCAGAGGAAGTGAAAATCACCCACACTTTATTGATCGTTGTCGCCTGCTTCATGATTTGCTGGACCCCTTTTGTGGTTACTATGTTCATCGCTGTTTACTACCCTCAGCCTCTACCAAGAAGTGCCGATATCAGCACACTGTTACTAGGTTACATGAACAGTATGCTAAACCCAATGGTCTATGGAATAAGGAGTCGGGCTTTTCGAAAAGCGATTATTCGTCAGTTTAGAGTTTTCATAATGTGTCTGCGAAATCACACAGTTTCTGTTAACACGAGCATTGAGCAGTTGCCAAAAACGCTTGAAAGCAACAATCAACTCACAAGAAATTTTCCTCCCCGCGGCTATGTAATATCTTCATGA
- the LOC136915773 gene encoding uncharacterized protein isoform X1 — MAFTDFLPKSAQHAVILQSDISRKAFSCRHQYSRNPQPRMWHTAVTIYTILCTTTLTTHALFISWDKNASLTEDDIFISSRKFYIPSKYAKHVKVISELKNLTSYSLDERCEKGKPLSVSWSVNEPYSSVMGPKIGNRIGYVARGIFPTVVQRIVRHCCNGSQIVYGMLLRSNREPEDHFSGQMYDLTFPVYESKMDKDLYRDQPFVKVVSAPRVMLLVYDGPKQTRTQSLVNTIFYAWPFLIFILVAAASSGLSVWLLESLFFSKEFSGEFYHGVWDGFWWAFVTMTTVGYGDRSPKSIPGRIFCFFWIITGINIIAIFTALVTATVTATTQPHFNVHGAKIGAVNGSEEFRLGVSLNFDMQAFGNPAQITSAVKNKEVEGVLIDNYALTRFSNLMEDDPIRLERTIEHPITYGLVLPTGSPRTAQCVRRYMDNYNHEIFEHIAKHLKPVKSSNSEKDYAVKEVEGLFYQESLFNRVITIGGGVVGSLMFIGLVWEFSYWRKKHAGKDTCPLVRCNANAQLKEQHDDNETTTELTTIKPKKNLNLNPVEKQKEELIQNYNRFHKRWMDELMGTKLR; from the exons ATGGCGTTTACTGATTTCTTGCCAAAATCAGCACAACATGCTGTCATACTCCAGAGTGACATTTCTCGCAAGGCCTTTTCCTGTCGTCACCAATATTCCAG gaaCCCACAACCAAGAATGTGGCACACCGCTGTAACCATCTACACGATCCTGTGCACAACGACTTTGACCACGCATGCGCTTTTCATTTCGTGGGACAAAAACGCAAGTCTGACAGAAGATGACATCTTCATCAGCTCCAGGAAATTTTATATTCCTAGTAAATATGCAAAACATGTTAAAGTAATATCGGAACTTAAAAACCTCACTTCTTATTCGTTAGATGAACGCTGTGAAAAGGGAAAGCCTCTTTCGGTATCTTGGAGCGTGAATGAACCCTATTCAAGTGTAATGGGGCCCAAAATCGGCAACCGCATTGGTTATGTCGCACGAGGAATCTTTCCAA CTGTTGTTCAGAGAATAGTTCGCCATTGCTGCAATGGCAGCCAAATTGTGTACGGGATGTTACTGAGGAGCAATAGGGAACCTGAAGACCATTTCTCTGGACAAATGTATGACTTAACGTTTCCTGTTTACGAGTCGAAGATGGACAAGGACTTGTACAGAGATCAGCCTTTTGTAAAAGTGGTATCAGCCCCCCGGGTTATGCTTTTGGTGTATGATGGACCCAAG CAAACGAGAACACAGAGTCTTGTGAACACGATATTTTATGCCTGGCCATTCCTGATTTTCATTCTCGTAGCAGCAGCTTCATCCGGGCTCAGCGTTTGGTTATTG GAGTCGCTCTTCTTCTCAAAAGAATTCTCCGGTGAATTTTACCATGGAGTCTGGGATGGATTCTGGTGGGCTTTTGTTACCATGACAACAGTGGG GTACGGCGACAGATCACCAAAATCCATTCCCGGCCGTATTTTCTGTTTCTTCTGGATTATCACTGGTATAAATATCATTGCCATATTTACTGCCCTGGTAACCGCGACTGTGACAGCAACTACACAACCGCATTTCAACGTTCATGGTGCAAAG ATTGGTGCAGTAAATGGCAGTGAGGAGTTCAGGCTTGGGGTGAGCCTCAACTTTGACATGCAAG CATTTGGGAACCCAGCACAAATCACAAGTGCTGTGAAGAATAAGGAAGTGGAAGGCGTTTTGATTGACAACTACGCACTTACAAGATTCTCCAATTTAATGGAGGATGACCCCATACGCCTGGAGCGCACCATAGAGCATCCTATTACATATGGACTGGTGCTACCGACTGGTTCTCCAAGAACCGCGCAGTGCGTACGCCGTTATATGGACAACTACAATCATGAAATCTTTGAGCATATTGCAAAGCATCTCAAACCCGTTAAG AGTTCGAATTCAGAAAAAGACTATGCTGTAAAAGAGGTCGAGGGTCTTTTCTACCAGGAGAGCCTCTTTAATAGGGTGATCACAATTGGCGGAGGTGTTGTTGGAAGTCTTATGTTCATTGGACTTGTGTGGGAATTTTCATATTGGCGAAAGAAACATGCTGGAAAGGACACATGTCCACTTGTTCGTTGCAATG CCAATGCTCAGTTGAAAGAACAGCATGATGACAACGAGACGACAACGGAATTGACTACCATAAAACCgaagaaaaatttgaatttgaatccAGTTGAGAAACAGAAGGAAGAGTTGATTCAAAATTACAACAGGTTTCACAAGCGCTGGATGGACGAGTTGATGGGCACCAAGCTGCGTTAG
- the LOC136915773 gene encoding uncharacterized protein isoform X2 — translation MWHTAVTIYTILCTTTLTTHALFISWDKNASLTEDDIFISSRKFYIPSKYAKHVKVISELKNLTSYSLDERCEKGKPLSVSWSVNEPYSSVMGPKIGNRIGYVARGIFPTVVQRIVRHCCNGSQIVYGMLLRSNREPEDHFSGQMYDLTFPVYESKMDKDLYRDQPFVKVVSAPRVMLLVYDGPKQTRTQSLVNTIFYAWPFLIFILVAAASSGLSVWLLESLFFSKEFSGEFYHGVWDGFWWAFVTMTTVGYGDRSPKSIPGRIFCFFWIITGINIIAIFTALVTATVTATTQPHFNVHGAKIGAVNGSEEFRLGVSLNFDMQAFGNPAQITSAVKNKEVEGVLIDNYALTRFSNLMEDDPIRLERTIEHPITYGLVLPTGSPRTAQCVRRYMDNYNHEIFEHIAKHLKPVKSSNSEKDYAVKEVEGLFYQESLFNRVITIGGGVVGSLMFIGLVWEFSYWRKKHAGKDTCPLVRCNANAQLKEQHDDNETTTELTTIKPKKNLNLNPVEKQKEELIQNYNRFHKRWMDELMGTKLR, via the exons ATGTGGCACACCGCTGTAACCATCTACACGATCCTGTGCACAACGACTTTGACCACGCATGCGCTTTTCATTTCGTGGGACAAAAACGCAAGTCTGACAGAAGATGACATCTTCATCAGCTCCAGGAAATTTTATATTCCTAGTAAATATGCAAAACATGTTAAAGTAATATCGGAACTTAAAAACCTCACTTCTTATTCGTTAGATGAACGCTGTGAAAAGGGAAAGCCTCTTTCGGTATCTTGGAGCGTGAATGAACCCTATTCAAGTGTAATGGGGCCCAAAATCGGCAACCGCATTGGTTATGTCGCACGAGGAATCTTTCCAA CTGTTGTTCAGAGAATAGTTCGCCATTGCTGCAATGGCAGCCAAATTGTGTACGGGATGTTACTGAGGAGCAATAGGGAACCTGAAGACCATTTCTCTGGACAAATGTATGACTTAACGTTTCCTGTTTACGAGTCGAAGATGGACAAGGACTTGTACAGAGATCAGCCTTTTGTAAAAGTGGTATCAGCCCCCCGGGTTATGCTTTTGGTGTATGATGGACCCAAG CAAACGAGAACACAGAGTCTTGTGAACACGATATTTTATGCCTGGCCATTCCTGATTTTCATTCTCGTAGCAGCAGCTTCATCCGGGCTCAGCGTTTGGTTATTG GAGTCGCTCTTCTTCTCAAAAGAATTCTCCGGTGAATTTTACCATGGAGTCTGGGATGGATTCTGGTGGGCTTTTGTTACCATGACAACAGTGGG GTACGGCGACAGATCACCAAAATCCATTCCCGGCCGTATTTTCTGTTTCTTCTGGATTATCACTGGTATAAATATCATTGCCATATTTACTGCCCTGGTAACCGCGACTGTGACAGCAACTACACAACCGCATTTCAACGTTCATGGTGCAAAG ATTGGTGCAGTAAATGGCAGTGAGGAGTTCAGGCTTGGGGTGAGCCTCAACTTTGACATGCAAG CATTTGGGAACCCAGCACAAATCACAAGTGCTGTGAAGAATAAGGAAGTGGAAGGCGTTTTGATTGACAACTACGCACTTACAAGATTCTCCAATTTAATGGAGGATGACCCCATACGCCTGGAGCGCACCATAGAGCATCCTATTACATATGGACTGGTGCTACCGACTGGTTCTCCAAGAACCGCGCAGTGCGTACGCCGTTATATGGACAACTACAATCATGAAATCTTTGAGCATATTGCAAAGCATCTCAAACCCGTTAAG AGTTCGAATTCAGAAAAAGACTATGCTGTAAAAGAGGTCGAGGGTCTTTTCTACCAGGAGAGCCTCTTTAATAGGGTGATCACAATTGGCGGAGGTGTTGTTGGAAGTCTTATGTTCATTGGACTTGTGTGGGAATTTTCATATTGGCGAAAGAAACATGCTGGAAAGGACACATGTCCACTTGTTCGTTGCAATG CCAATGCTCAGTTGAAAGAACAGCATGATGACAACGAGACGACAACGGAATTGACTACCATAAAACCgaagaaaaatttgaatttgaatccAGTTGAGAAACAGAAGGAAGAGTTGATTCAAAATTACAACAGGTTTCACAAGCGCTGGATGGACGAGTTGATGGGCACCAAGCTGCGTTAG
- the LOC136913550 gene encoding echinoderm microtubule-associated protein-like 2 isoform X2, translating to MSSMPRFVTKIIGGKLVTVPEYRDSTSAQTTGHSVTYPWAKYDPVPSQKIGSRTYPVLPPISDGHSERLSSANLNQSVSDALINVSKQKLLHVQKKFSSLDTDNSGRITSEELSQVLLNNQIFILGKTLTTLVKRFEAEGGGVLHDALARYLLDCHYKDRQKLSIFGLSNPVRTNTGQRVDKVTDAQLLLEVEKQLMQNGGNWTFNELKASFQKYYEKGARNGLIDNKELKMLCKRHNLPISRSLLEKLVSRFDVDGDGWVNLREFSKFLGKAVSVAALGNSLSSNDSLSNRNQSRTGASGKQHSSVTVSTETQTSSEPEPIKLSLRRRNVYVYPPDIYKDADLPSHPPEERLQLEWVYGYRGRDCRNNLHVLSSGEIIYFIAAVVVIYDEERHHQRHYTQHTDDIKSLCVHPDGVRVASGQVKGHGDDAKPHIRVWNSNSLDTICVIGVDYFEDAIFALAFSNKKSQGSYLASVEDNEYHTITLWDWTRKKKLASARGNMDQVLAVNFSPFESHHFVTCGKQHVTFWELDDNKLKQSRGRLSKNHRPKYVSCIVFSVNCDVLTGDTDGSICVWPEESNQISEELGVRNAHSDSVYALLVLPNDVVLSGGGGESIVRAWYKRPKLIPTNVELKLPREVSGVRSLALGTGNQLYIGTVDNQIWVASLNVDLTSPLKGAVAKSVIQGHCQDLRGLAAHPSSPTFVTGGSDKVVRLWHADQHRVVWTNNKLGSEIQAAAFHPYSSLVAVGFKKRGWALLNASTGELIIKLTSEPPEKISEIQFSPDGTHVALGCHDNDVYIYELLSEGRSVSLKVRCKAHTSSVTHLDWSKDGENLQSTSTDYELLFWDALQGEQITASASLRNTEWDTHNCVLGYPVIGIWPDGADGTDVNSVDRSHNKRLLATGDDFGNVNLYRYPCVSEKAEPWIIKGHSAHVMNVRFLSDDTRLISVGGRDASTLQWKIVRTA from the exons ATGAGTTCAATGCCAAGGTTTGTCACCAAGATTATCGGTGGAAAATTGGTGACAGTGCCTGAGTACCGTGATTCAACTTCTGCGCAAACAACGGGTCATAGTGTGACCTATCCATGGGCCAAATATGATCCCGTGCCATCACAAAAGATAGGTAGCAGGACATACCCTGTCCTTCCACCAATATCAGATG GTCACTCTGAACGGTTGTCATCAGCAAATCTTAATCAAAGCGTCAGTGATGCCCTCATTAATGTCAGCAAACAGAAGCTTCTGCATGTCCAAAAGAAATTCTCCAGCCTTGATACAGACAACTCTGGCCGCATTACTTCAGAAGAACTAAGTCAAGTATTGCTCAACAATCAGATCTTTATTCTTGGGAAAACACTTACAACACTTGTGAAGAGATTTGAGGCTGAAGGAGGAGGTGTACTTCATGACGCACTGGCAAGATATCTCTTAG ATTGCCACTACAAGGATAGGCAAAAGTTAAGTATATTTGGATTATCCAATCCTGTTCGCACAAACACTGGTCAGAGAGTTGACAAGGTAACAGATGCACAGCTCCTTTTGGAAGTTGAAAAGCAACTGATGCAAAATGGAGGAAACTGGACTTTCAATGAACTTAAAGCTTCTTTTCAGAAATATTATGAGAAAGGAGCAAGAAATGGTCTCATTGATAACAAAGAG TTGAAGATGCTGTGTAAACGTCACAATCTTCCCATCAGTCGATCGTTACTGGAGAAACTTGTTTCAAGATTTGATGTTGATGGAGATGGATGGGTGAA CTTGAGGGAGTTTTCAAAATTCCTTGGAAAAGCTGTGTCAGTTGCTGCACTTGGAAATTCTTTAAGCTCCAATGATAGTCTTTCAAACAGAAATCAAAGTAGAACTGGTGCTTCCGGTAAACAACACAGCAGTGTGACTGTCAGTACTGAGACACAGACCAGCTCAG AACCAGAGCCAATCAAACTGTCTTTGCGACGCCGTAATGTTTACGTGTATCCCCCGGACATATACAAAGACGCTGACCTGCCATCCCACCCTCCTGAGGAGAGGCTACAGTTGGAATGGGT atATGGCTACCGCGGGAGAGACTGTCGTAATAACTTGCATGTGTTAAGTTCAGGAGAGATCATTTACTTTATTGCTGCAGTGGTTGTGATTTATGACGAGGAACGTCATCATCAGCGACATTATACTCAGCACACTGATGACATCAAAAG TTTGTGTGTGCATCCTGATGGAGTAAGAGTAGCGTCGGGTCAAGTGAAAGGCCACGGTGATGATGCAAAG CCTCATATCCGAGTATGGAATTCCAATTCCCTAGATACCATTTGTGTGATTGGTGTGGATTATTTTGAAGATGCTATCTTCGCGCTTGCTTTTTCGAACAAG AAAAGTCAGGGTTCGTATCTCGCATCTGTTGAAGACAATGAATATCATACAATAACTTTGTGGGACtggacaagaaagaaaaagcttgCTTCGGCAAGG GGTAACATGGATCAGGTACTGGCCGTCAACTTTTCGCCATTTGAAAGTCATCACTTTGTCACTTGTGGCAAACAACACGTCACATTCTGGGAATTGGATGACAACAAGTTGAAGCAGTCAAGGGGCAGACTGAGT AAAAATCATAGACCAAAGTACGTGTCCTGCATCGTTTTCTCGGTGAACTGTGACGTTCTCACAGGCGACACAGACGGCAGTATATGTGTGTGGCCGGAAG aatCAAACCAGATTTCGGAGGAGCTCGGAGTTAGGAACGCGCATTCC GACTCAGTCTACGCTCTTCTTGTCCTCCCAAATGATGTCGTTCTGTCTGGAGGAGGTGGTGAATCAATTGTAAGAGCCTGGTACAAAAGGCCTAAACTAATACCAACCAATGTGGAATTAAAG CTCCCCAGAGAAGTCAGTGGAGTGCGTTCTTTGGCTTTGGGAACTGGAAACCAACTTTACATCGGTACAGTGGACAATCAGATTTGGGTTGCATCACTGAATGTAGATTTGACATCTCCCCTCAAAGGAGCGGTGGCTAAGTCTGTTATACAG GGCCACTGTCAAGATTTGCGGGGTCTTGCAGCTCATCCCAGTTCTCCTACGTTTGTAACCGGTGGAAGCGATAAGGTCGTGCGGCTTTGGCATGCGGATCAACATCGTGTTGTTTGGACAAACAATAAGTTG GGCTCCGAAATTCAAGCTGCCGCATTTCACCCCTACAGCAGCTTGGTAGCTGTCGGCTTCAAGAAACGAGG CTGGGCGTTGTTGAACGCATCAACTGGGGAGCTAATCATCAAGCTAACATCTGAGCCACCAGAGAAAATATCTGAAATCCAGTTTTCACCAG ATGGAACTCATGTCGCTCTTGGCTGCCACGACAATGATGTGTACATTTATGAACTGCTGAGTGAAGGAAGATCTGTCTCGCTCAAAGTTCGTTGCAAG gctCATACAAGCTCTGTTACTCACCTAGACTGGTCCAAGGATGGAGAAAACCTTCAAAGCACGTCTACAGATTACGAGTTGCTATTTT gGGACGCCTTGCAAGGTGAGCAGATCACAGCATCAGCGAGTCTACGCAATACCGAATGGGACACACACAATTGCGTTTTAGGTTACCCAGTCATTG GAATCTGGCCGGATGGAGCCGACGGTACAGATGTGAATTCTGTCGACCGATCCCACAATAAGCGGCTACTCGCTACTGGAGACGACTTTGGAAACGTCAACCTGTACAGATATCCCTGCGTCAGTGAAAAG GCGGAGCCTTGGATCATTAAAGGTCACAGTGCGCATGTCATGAACGTACGATTTCTTTCCGATGACACCCGATTGATCTCCGTGGGCGGTCGCGACGCAAGTACTTTACAATGGAAAATCGTAAGGACTGCGTAA
- the LOC136913550 gene encoding echinoderm microtubule-associated protein-like 2 isoform X1 has translation MSSMPRFVTKIIGGKLVTVPEYRDSTSAQTTGHSVTYPWAKYDPVPSQKIGSRTYPVLPPISDGHSERLSSANLNQSVSDALINVSKQKLLHVQKKFSSLDTDNSGRITSEELSQVLLNNQIFILGKTLTTLVKRFEAEGGGVLHDALARYLLDCHYKDRQKLSIFGLSNPVRTNTGQRVDKVTDAQLLLEVEKQLMQNGGNWTFNELKASFQKYYEKGARNGLIDNKELKMLCKRHNLPISRSLLEKLVSRFDVDGDGWVNLREFSKFLGKAVSVAALGNSLSSNDSLSNRNQSRTGASGKQHSSVTVSTETQTSSGDKEEKFILKQCERQLKALYESNKEPEPIKLSLRRRNVYVYPPDIYKDADLPSHPPEERLQLEWVYGYRGRDCRNNLHVLSSGEIIYFIAAVVVIYDEERHHQRHYTQHTDDIKSLCVHPDGVRVASGQVKGHGDDAKPHIRVWNSNSLDTICVIGVDYFEDAIFALAFSNKKSQGSYLASVEDNEYHTITLWDWTRKKKLASARGNMDQVLAVNFSPFESHHFVTCGKQHVTFWELDDNKLKQSRGRLSKNHRPKYVSCIVFSVNCDVLTGDTDGSICVWPEESNQISEELGVRNAHSDSVYALLVLPNDVVLSGGGGESIVRAWYKRPKLIPTNVELKLPREVSGVRSLALGTGNQLYIGTVDNQIWVASLNVDLTSPLKGAVAKSVIQGHCQDLRGLAAHPSSPTFVTGGSDKVVRLWHADQHRVVWTNNKLGSEIQAAAFHPYSSLVAVGFKKRGWALLNASTGELIIKLTSEPPEKISEIQFSPDGTHVALGCHDNDVYIYELLSEGRSVSLKVRCKAHTSSVTHLDWSKDGENLQSTSTDYELLFWDALQGEQITASASLRNTEWDTHNCVLGYPVIGIWPDGADGTDVNSVDRSHNKRLLATGDDFGNVNLYRYPCVSEKAEPWIIKGHSAHVMNVRFLSDDTRLISVGGRDASTLQWKIVRTA, from the exons ATGAGTTCAATGCCAAGGTTTGTCACCAAGATTATCGGTGGAAAATTGGTGACAGTGCCTGAGTACCGTGATTCAACTTCTGCGCAAACAACGGGTCATAGTGTGACCTATCCATGGGCCAAATATGATCCCGTGCCATCACAAAAGATAGGTAGCAGGACATACCCTGTCCTTCCACCAATATCAGATG GTCACTCTGAACGGTTGTCATCAGCAAATCTTAATCAAAGCGTCAGTGATGCCCTCATTAATGTCAGCAAACAGAAGCTTCTGCATGTCCAAAAGAAATTCTCCAGCCTTGATACAGACAACTCTGGCCGCATTACTTCAGAAGAACTAAGTCAAGTATTGCTCAACAATCAGATCTTTATTCTTGGGAAAACACTTACAACACTTGTGAAGAGATTTGAGGCTGAAGGAGGAGGTGTACTTCATGACGCACTGGCAAGATATCTCTTAG ATTGCCACTACAAGGATAGGCAAAAGTTAAGTATATTTGGATTATCCAATCCTGTTCGCACAAACACTGGTCAGAGAGTTGACAAGGTAACAGATGCACAGCTCCTTTTGGAAGTTGAAAAGCAACTGATGCAAAATGGAGGAAACTGGACTTTCAATGAACTTAAAGCTTCTTTTCAGAAATATTATGAGAAAGGAGCAAGAAATGGTCTCATTGATAACAAAGAG TTGAAGATGCTGTGTAAACGTCACAATCTTCCCATCAGTCGATCGTTACTGGAGAAACTTGTTTCAAGATTTGATGTTGATGGAGATGGATGGGTGAA CTTGAGGGAGTTTTCAAAATTCCTTGGAAAAGCTGTGTCAGTTGCTGCACTTGGAAATTCTTTAAGCTCCAATGATAGTCTTTCAAACAGAAATCAAAGTAGAACTGGTGCTTCCGGTAAACAACACAGCAGTGTGACTGTCAGTACTGAGACACAGACCAGCTCAG GTGACAAAGAAGAAAAGTTCATTCTTAAACAGTGTGAAAGGCAATTAAAAGCCCTCTACGAAAGTAATAAAG AACCAGAGCCAATCAAACTGTCTTTGCGACGCCGTAATGTTTACGTGTATCCCCCGGACATATACAAAGACGCTGACCTGCCATCCCACCCTCCTGAGGAGAGGCTACAGTTGGAATGGGT atATGGCTACCGCGGGAGAGACTGTCGTAATAACTTGCATGTGTTAAGTTCAGGAGAGATCATTTACTTTATTGCTGCAGTGGTTGTGATTTATGACGAGGAACGTCATCATCAGCGACATTATACTCAGCACACTGATGACATCAAAAG TTTGTGTGTGCATCCTGATGGAGTAAGAGTAGCGTCGGGTCAAGTGAAAGGCCACGGTGATGATGCAAAG CCTCATATCCGAGTATGGAATTCCAATTCCCTAGATACCATTTGTGTGATTGGTGTGGATTATTTTGAAGATGCTATCTTCGCGCTTGCTTTTTCGAACAAG AAAAGTCAGGGTTCGTATCTCGCATCTGTTGAAGACAATGAATATCATACAATAACTTTGTGGGACtggacaagaaagaaaaagcttgCTTCGGCAAGG GGTAACATGGATCAGGTACTGGCCGTCAACTTTTCGCCATTTGAAAGTCATCACTTTGTCACTTGTGGCAAACAACACGTCACATTCTGGGAATTGGATGACAACAAGTTGAAGCAGTCAAGGGGCAGACTGAGT AAAAATCATAGACCAAAGTACGTGTCCTGCATCGTTTTCTCGGTGAACTGTGACGTTCTCACAGGCGACACAGACGGCAGTATATGTGTGTGGCCGGAAG aatCAAACCAGATTTCGGAGGAGCTCGGAGTTAGGAACGCGCATTCC GACTCAGTCTACGCTCTTCTTGTCCTCCCAAATGATGTCGTTCTGTCTGGAGGAGGTGGTGAATCAATTGTAAGAGCCTGGTACAAAAGGCCTAAACTAATACCAACCAATGTGGAATTAAAG CTCCCCAGAGAAGTCAGTGGAGTGCGTTCTTTGGCTTTGGGAACTGGAAACCAACTTTACATCGGTACAGTGGACAATCAGATTTGGGTTGCATCACTGAATGTAGATTTGACATCTCCCCTCAAAGGAGCGGTGGCTAAGTCTGTTATACAG GGCCACTGTCAAGATTTGCGGGGTCTTGCAGCTCATCCCAGTTCTCCTACGTTTGTAACCGGTGGAAGCGATAAGGTCGTGCGGCTTTGGCATGCGGATCAACATCGTGTTGTTTGGACAAACAATAAGTTG GGCTCCGAAATTCAAGCTGCCGCATTTCACCCCTACAGCAGCTTGGTAGCTGTCGGCTTCAAGAAACGAGG CTGGGCGTTGTTGAACGCATCAACTGGGGAGCTAATCATCAAGCTAACATCTGAGCCACCAGAGAAAATATCTGAAATCCAGTTTTCACCAG ATGGAACTCATGTCGCTCTTGGCTGCCACGACAATGATGTGTACATTTATGAACTGCTGAGTGAAGGAAGATCTGTCTCGCTCAAAGTTCGTTGCAAG gctCATACAAGCTCTGTTACTCACCTAGACTGGTCCAAGGATGGAGAAAACCTTCAAAGCACGTCTACAGATTACGAGTTGCTATTTT gGGACGCCTTGCAAGGTGAGCAGATCACAGCATCAGCGAGTCTACGCAATACCGAATGGGACACACACAATTGCGTTTTAGGTTACCCAGTCATTG GAATCTGGCCGGATGGAGCCGACGGTACAGATGTGAATTCTGTCGACCGATCCCACAATAAGCGGCTACTCGCTACTGGAGACGACTTTGGAAACGTCAACCTGTACAGATATCCCTGCGTCAGTGAAAAG GCGGAGCCTTGGATCATTAAAGGTCACAGTGCGCATGTCATGAACGTACGATTTCTTTCCGATGACACCCGATTGATCTCCGTGGGCGGTCGCGACGCAAGTACTTTACAATGGAAAATCGTAAGGACTGCGTAA